A single window of Oerskovia paurometabola DNA harbors:
- a CDS encoding amino acid ABC transporter permease, with product MGDYLSQFLRLFESYDVLGAFWVNIQLTFWAAILALVIGTVLALMRISPIPSLQWAGATYVTLFRNTPLTIIMVFLTLGVWGQLKIQLADDFPSNFFRFAVLGLAVYHAAFVCEAIRSGVNTVPIGQAEAARAIGLSFLPAARIVILPQAFRGSVAPLGNVLIALIKNSTVAAAAGVATETSSLMKTMIEFDSDVIIAIFLTFAIGYVILVIPVGLATTALSRRLAVKR from the coding sequence GTGGGTGACTACCTCTCTCAGTTCCTGCGACTCTTCGAGTCCTACGACGTGCTGGGCGCGTTCTGGGTCAACATCCAGCTCACGTTCTGGGCGGCGATCCTCGCGCTCGTCATCGGCACGGTGCTCGCGCTCATGCGGATCTCCCCGATCCCGAGCCTGCAGTGGGCAGGCGCCACGTACGTCACGCTGTTCCGCAACACCCCGCTGACGATCATCATGGTCTTCCTGACCCTCGGGGTCTGGGGTCAGCTCAAGATCCAGCTCGCCGACGACTTCCCGTCGAACTTCTTCCGCTTCGCCGTGCTCGGCCTGGCGGTTTACCACGCGGCGTTCGTGTGCGAGGCGATCCGCTCGGGCGTGAACACCGTGCCGATCGGTCAGGCCGAGGCGGCGCGCGCGATCGGCCTGTCGTTCCTGCCCGCCGCGCGGATCGTCATCCTGCCGCAGGCGTTCCGCGGGTCGGTCGCCCCGCTCGGCAACGTGCTCATCGCCCTCATCAAGAACTCGACCGTGGCCGCCGCGGCCGGTGTCGCGACGGAGACCTCCAGCCTCATGAAGACCATGATCGAGTTCGACTCCGACGTCATCATCGCGATCTTCCTGACGTTCGCGATCGGCTACGTGATCCTCGTGATCCCGGTGGGCCTCGCGACGACGGCACTGTCCCGCCGCCTGGCGGTGAAGCGATGA
- a CDS encoding YbjN domain-containing protein, which translates to MSPAPRTSWLARLFGNHRPKPVEDVPVDAEVPSPLSTRRIGDYLSRRGYHFRIDDDGDVTGTWDGNRFWFLLLGDHQEILQVRGRWSTTVPVTARLALLQSVNDWNRERIWPKVYVREESQGLAVYAEVSVDLEQGATDDQLGQIVSCGLGTAVQLFGTIGGQLPPT; encoded by the coding sequence GTGAGCCCCGCCCCCCGGACGAGCTGGCTCGCGCGCCTGTTCGGCAACCACCGGCCCAAGCCCGTCGAGGACGTGCCCGTCGACGCCGAGGTGCCCTCACCGCTGTCCACCCGCCGCATCGGCGACTACCTGTCGCGGCGCGGCTACCACTTCCGCATCGACGACGACGGCGACGTCACGGGCACGTGGGACGGGAACCGGTTCTGGTTCCTGCTCCTGGGCGACCACCAGGAGATCCTCCAGGTCCGCGGACGCTGGTCGACGACGGTGCCCGTGACGGCCCGGCTCGCTCTCCTGCAGTCCGTCAACGACTGGAACCGCGAGCGCATCTGGCCCAAGGTCTACGTCCGTGAGGAGAGCCAGGGGCTCGCGGTCTACGCCGAGGTGTCGGTCGACCTCGAGCAGGGCGCGACCGACGACCAGCTCGGCCAGATCGTGTCGTGCGGGCTGGGCACCGCGGTACAGCTCTTCGGGACGATCGGCGGCCAGCTCCCGCCGACCTGA
- the miaB gene encoding tRNA (N6-isopentenyl adenosine(37)-C2)-methylthiotransferase MiaB, with protein sequence MVRTLGCQMNVHDSEHMAGMLEQAGYTRAEAADEAAHRADVVVINTCAVRENAATRLYGNLGQLASIKAKRPGMQIAVGGCLAQKDRSGIVEKAPWVDVVFGTHNLDALPVLLERARHNEAAQVEIAESLQVFPSTLPTKRESVYAGWVSISVGCNNTCTFCIVPHLRGKERDRRPGQVLAEVQALVDQGAIEVTLLGQNVNSYGVEFGDRGAFAKLLRACGEIEGLERVRFTSPHPAAFTDDVIAAMAETPNVMPQLHMPLQAGSDRVLRAMRRSYRSEKFLGILDRVRAAMPDASITTDLIVGFPGETEEDFAETLRVVEASRFSSAFTFQYSQRPGTPAATLPDQLPKEVVQERYERLQALQDRVSAEESARQVGRTVEVLVAEGSGRKDGATHRLTGRAADNRLVHLAVPDEVVALMAGRSDADVTADDPRLADDLDPRLPRPGDMVTVEVTRSAPYHLVADSVLDGGVYAVRRTRSGDAWVAREKTRLGGGDDHGHSHGAPAAGGPVSLGLPSLRRP encoded by the coding sequence ATGGTCCGCACGCTCGGCTGCCAGATGAACGTCCACGACTCCGAGCACATGGCGGGCATGCTCGAGCAGGCCGGGTACACGCGGGCCGAGGCTGCCGACGAGGCCGCGCACCGCGCCGACGTCGTCGTCATCAACACGTGCGCGGTCCGGGAGAACGCGGCCACGCGCCTGTACGGCAACCTGGGGCAGCTCGCGTCGATCAAGGCCAAGCGGCCGGGCATGCAGATCGCGGTCGGTGGCTGCCTCGCGCAGAAGGACCGGTCGGGGATCGTCGAGAAGGCGCCGTGGGTCGACGTCGTGTTCGGCACGCACAACCTCGACGCGCTGCCCGTGCTCCTGGAGCGCGCCCGGCACAACGAGGCCGCGCAGGTCGAGATCGCCGAGTCGCTCCAGGTCTTCCCCTCGACCCTGCCGACCAAGCGCGAGTCCGTGTACGCGGGCTGGGTGTCGATCAGCGTCGGCTGCAACAACACGTGCACGTTCTGCATCGTGCCGCACCTGCGCGGCAAGGAGCGCGACCGGCGACCGGGCCAGGTCCTGGCCGAGGTCCAGGCGCTCGTCGACCAGGGCGCGATCGAGGTGACCCTGCTCGGGCAGAACGTCAACAGCTACGGCGTCGAGTTCGGCGACCGCGGCGCGTTCGCCAAGCTCCTGCGTGCGTGCGGCGAGATCGAGGGGCTCGAGCGCGTGCGCTTCACGTCCCCGCACCCGGCCGCCTTCACGGACGACGTCATCGCGGCCATGGCCGAGACCCCCAACGTCATGCCCCAGCTCCACATGCCGCTCCAGGCCGGGTCCGACCGCGTCCTGCGGGCCATGCGCCGCTCCTACCGGTCGGAGAAGTTCCTCGGGATCCTCGACCGGGTGCGGGCTGCCATGCCCGACGCGTCGATCACCACGGACCTCATCGTGGGCTTCCCCGGGGAGACCGAGGAGGACTTCGCCGAGACCCTGCGGGTCGTCGAGGCCTCACGCTTCTCCTCGGCCTTCACGTTCCAGTACTCGCAGCGCCCGGGGACCCCCGCGGCCACGCTCCCGGACCAGCTGCCCAAGGAGGTCGTGCAGGAGCGCTACGAGCGTCTCCAGGCGCTCCAGGACCGGGTCAGCGCCGAGGAGTCGGCCCGGCAGGTCGGTCGCACGGTCGAGGTCCTCGTGGCCGAGGGCTCGGGGCGCAAGGACGGTGCGACGCACCGTCTGACGGGTCGTGCCGCGGACAACCGTCTGGTCCATCTCGCCGTCCCGGACGAGGTCGTCGCGCTCATGGCCGGACGCTCCGACGCCGACGTCACGGCCGACGACCCGCGCCTCGCCGACGACCTGGACCCTCGGCTGCCCCGCCCCGGCGACATGGTCACGGTCGAGGTCACACGCTCCGCGCCGTACCACCTCGTCGCGGACTCGGTGCTCGACGGCGGCGTCTACGCGGTGCGCCGCACGCGCTCGGGCGACGCCTGGGTCGCGCGCGAGAAGACGCGCCTCGGTGGCGGCGACGACCACGGTCACTCGCACGGAGCGCCTGCGGCGGGCGGGCCCGTGAGCCTCGGCCTGCCGAGCCTGCGCCGCCCCTGA
- a CDS encoding regulatory protein RecX — translation MPEWARPLPGEEGDAPVGASGAGAGGRGAEGSPSPARSARSRRTDGGRPVGDEGASAASGSGASRLGAGGSSRSRDGNGGSSGRGGFGQRSSSGFGSSGLSGGFGSTSSQRSTGGGRRKDYSGERKERKPRPTVGDRIESGALAGAELTEHAREAILRTLTAAPKSRRQLMDAMTRKGYPPEVLEPILERFEEVGLVDDAEYAGMIVRTRHNERGLSRRAIAQELRRKGIDDDTATGALDQVDEDDEADAARDLVRRRLARTTGLDRDVRTRRIVGMLARKGYSPSLALGLIREELAREGESSDEDEPFGGFDDL, via the coding sequence ATGCCCGAGTGGGCGCGTCCCCTTCCCGGTGAGGAGGGGGACGCGCCCGTCGGTGCTTCCGGCGCAGGGGCTGGGGGACGTGGTGCGGAGGGGAGCCCGTCGCCTGCGCGCAGTGCACGATCGCGCCGAACGGACGGCGGCCGTCCCGTCGGCGACGAGGGCGCGTCGGCTGCGTCCGGGTCCGGGGCGAGCCGGCTCGGCGCGGGCGGCTCCTCGCGGTCGCGGGACGGGAACGGCGGGTCGTCGGGGCGTGGTGGGTTCGGGCAGCGCAGCTCGTCCGGCTTCGGCAGCAGCGGGCTGAGCGGCGGGTTCGGCTCGACGTCCTCGCAACGGAGCACGGGCGGGGGGCGCCGCAAGGACTACTCGGGGGAGCGCAAGGAGCGCAAGCCACGGCCCACGGTCGGAGACCGCATCGAGTCGGGGGCGCTCGCCGGGGCCGAGCTCACCGAGCACGCGCGCGAGGCGATCCTGCGGACGCTGACCGCAGCCCCCAAGAGCAGGCGCCAGCTCATGGACGCCATGACCCGCAAGGGCTACCCGCCCGAGGTCCTCGAACCGATCCTCGAACGCTTCGAGGAGGTCGGCCTCGTCGACGACGCCGAGTACGCCGGGATGATCGTCCGTACCCGGCACAACGAGCGTGGGCTCTCACGCCGCGCCATCGCCCAGGAGCTGCGGCGCAAGGGCATCGACGACGACACCGCGACCGGCGCCCTCGACCAGGTCGACGAGGACGACGAGGCCGACGCCGCCCGCGACCTGGTGCGCCGGCGTCTCGCTCGCACGACCGGGCTCGACCGCGACGTCCGCACCCGACGTATCGTCGGGATGCTCGCCCGGAAGGGGTACAGCCCTTCGCTCGCGCTCGGTCTGATCCGTGAGGAGCTGGCCCGCGAGGGAGAGTCGTCGGACGAGGACGAGCCCTTCGGCGGGTTCGACGACCTCTGA
- a CDS encoding glutamate ABC transporter substrate-binding protein yields MRTRTRTGGLVALAATAALALSACGGSDDGGGSTEGSSASAGGEKITIGIKFDQPGLGFKEGDTYTGFDTDVARYVAEKLGYSEDQIEWKEAPSAQRETLLSTDQVDMIFATYSITDKRKETVAFAGPYFVAGQDLLVAEDNTDIKGPEDLEGKNLCSVTGSTSAQRIKDEYAAGVQLLEQPGYAECVTALLSGQVDAVTTDDIILAGLAAQPANKGKVKVVGAPFSTELYGVGIPQSSDKCEDINAAITEMIEDGSWEEAITANTEGTGYTPNASENPPTPDACA; encoded by the coding sequence ATGCGCACACGCACCCGTACCGGAGGACTCGTCGCACTCGCCGCGACCGCCGCACTCGCCCTGAGCGCGTGCGGGGGCAGCGACGACGGCGGCGGCTCGACCGAGGGCTCGTCCGCCAGCGCCGGCGGAGAGAAGATCACGATCGGCATCAAGTTCGACCAGCCCGGCCTCGGCTTCAAGGAGGGCGACACCTACACGGGGTTCGACACCGACGTCGCTCGCTACGTCGCCGAGAAGCTCGGCTACTCCGAGGACCAGATCGAGTGGAAGGAAGCGCCGTCTGCCCAGCGCGAGACGCTGCTGAGCACCGACCAGGTCGACATGATCTTCGCGACCTACTCGATCACCGACAAGCGCAAGGAGACGGTTGCGTTCGCCGGCCCGTACTTCGTCGCCGGGCAGGACCTGCTCGTCGCCGAGGACAACACCGACATCAAGGGACCCGAGGACCTCGAGGGCAAGAACCTCTGCTCGGTCACGGGCTCGACGTCGGCCCAGCGGATCAAGGACGAGTACGCCGCGGGAGTCCAGCTCCTCGAGCAGCCGGGCTACGCCGAGTGCGTCACGGCTCTGCTCTCGGGCCAGGTCGACGCGGTCACCACGGACGACATCATCCTGGCCGGTCTCGCGGCGCAGCCCGCGAACAAGGGCAAGGTCAAGGTCGTCGGGGCGCCGTTCTCGACCGAGCTCTACGGCGTCGGGATCCCGCAGAGCAGCGACAAGTGCGAGGACATCAACGCCGCGATCACCGAGATGATCGAGGACGGGTCGTGGGAGGAGGCCATCACGGCCAACACCGAGGGCACCGGGTACACCCCGAACGCCTCGGAGAACCCGCCGACGCCGGACGCCTGCGCCTGA
- a CDS encoding HSP90 family protein, translating into MTSTFQVDLHGVVDLLARHLYSSPRVYLRELLQNGVDAITARRGLAGEDAPATIRLRPLPDGGLEVADSGVGLTLAEAGELLATIGRSSKRDVELGTGREEFLGQFGIGLLSAFMVADEIELTSRSARPLPDGAAPAPVRWRGFADGSYELAEVLGEDSAVPEGPGSIVRLRPRRDMEHWLAPETVTALAQDFGSLLPVDLQVEVRLDLDPTDGTDGSPGSGVDPVAAEATPATGVDSPTVWRRLSGKDLPWKEQHASSAEREAALTRYAEQTLGFTPLARIDLDLPLAGLTGVAYVLPAAVSPTTPSSHRVYLKRMLLGTRVDDLLPPWAFFVRCVLDASALRPTASREGLYEDEVLLATREALGAQVRAWALATLAEHSPTSRAFLRVHHLAVRALALQDDDMLDLAARVLPFETTEGTGTLTDLAATLPEGARLLWTPSVEEFRRVAPVAAAQGLGLVNGGYVYDADLLERVSRRFPQWRLAPVTSTDVSQALLEVDPLRELEVADAVRAVDGALAPHDCEAIVRAFEPSALPAMLLHDRDGDHEREAQATADAADDVWGQVLAGLTGPARSRRLVLNDTNETVRSLLATTDPQVLEAGAQSLYVTALLLSGRPLRASEATLMNGSLGVLLDRALRPGTTHLEENR; encoded by the coding sequence GTGACGAGCACGTTCCAGGTCGACCTGCACGGGGTCGTCGACCTGCTGGCACGCCACCTGTACTCGAGCCCGCGCGTGTACCTGCGCGAGCTCCTGCAGAACGGGGTGGACGCGATCACCGCGCGACGCGGGCTCGCCGGCGAGGACGCCCCGGCGACGATCCGGCTGCGGCCGCTGCCCGACGGCGGGCTCGAGGTCGCGGACTCCGGGGTGGGACTGACGCTCGCCGAGGCCGGCGAGCTGCTGGCCACGATCGGTCGCAGCTCCAAGCGCGACGTCGAGCTCGGCACGGGCCGCGAGGAGTTCCTGGGCCAGTTCGGCATCGGACTGCTGTCCGCGTTCATGGTCGCCGACGAGATCGAGCTCACGTCCCGCTCGGCGCGCCCCCTGCCCGACGGCGCAGCCCCCGCTCCGGTGCGCTGGCGCGGGTTCGCCGACGGCAGCTACGAGCTGGCCGAGGTGCTGGGCGAGGACTCAGCGGTCCCGGAAGGGCCGGGCAGCATCGTCCGCCTGCGTCCGCGCCGCGACATGGAGCACTGGCTCGCCCCGGAGACCGTCACGGCGCTCGCGCAGGACTTCGGGTCGCTGCTCCCTGTCGACCTCCAGGTCGAGGTCCGTCTCGACCTGGACCCGACCGACGGTACGGACGGGTCCCCCGGGTCCGGGGTCGACCCGGTCGCCGCGGAGGCCACCCCTGCGACGGGTGTCGACTCCCCCACGGTCTGGCGCCGGCTCAGCGGCAAGGACCTCCCGTGGAAGGAACAGCACGCGTCGTCCGCCGAGCGCGAGGCGGCCCTGACCCGGTACGCCGAGCAGACGCTCGGCTTCACGCCGCTCGCGCGCATCGACCTCGACCTGCCCCTCGCAGGCCTGACCGGCGTCGCGTACGTCCTGCCCGCCGCGGTCTCGCCCACGACCCCGTCGAGCCACCGCGTGTACCTCAAGCGCATGCTCCTGGGGACGCGGGTCGACGACCTCCTGCCCCCGTGGGCCTTCTTCGTCCGCTGTGTCCTGGACGCCTCCGCGCTGCGCCCCACCGCGTCGCGCGAGGGGCTCTACGAGGACGAGGTGCTGCTCGCGACGCGCGAGGCCCTCGGCGCCCAGGTCCGGGCGTGGGCGCTCGCCACGCTGGCCGAGCACTCCCCCACGAGCCGTGCGTTCCTGCGTGTGCACCACCTCGCCGTCCGGGCGCTCGCCCTCCAGGACGACGACATGCTCGACCTCGCGGCCCGGGTCCTTCCCTTCGAGACCACCGAAGGGACGGGCACGCTCACGGACCTGGCCGCCACCCTGCCCGAGGGGGCCCGCCTCCTGTGGACCCCGAGCGTCGAGGAGTTCCGGCGCGTCGCGCCGGTCGCGGCGGCCCAGGGGCTCGGGCTCGTCAACGGCGGGTACGTCTACGACGCGGACCTGCTCGAACGCGTCTCGCGGCGCTTCCCGCAGTGGCGCCTCGCCCCCGTGACCTCGACCGACGTCTCCCAGGCGCTCCTGGAGGTCGACCCGCTGCGCGAGCTCGAGGTCGCCGACGCCGTCCGGGCCGTCGACGGTGCGCTCGCACCGCACGACTGCGAGGCGATCGTGCGCGCGTTCGAGCCCTCGGCCCTGCCCGCGATGCTCCTGCACGACCGGGACGGCGACCACGAGCGCGAGGCGCAGGCCACCGCGGACGCGGCGGACGACGTCTGGGGCCAGGTCCTCGCCGGGCTCACGGGTCCGGCCCGTTCCCGGCGGCTCGTGCTCAACGACACCAACGAGACCGTCAGGTCGCTGCTCGCGACGACGGACCCGCAGGTCCTCGAGGCCGGCGCCCAGTCCCTGTACGTCACCGCCCTGCTGCTGTCCGGCAGGCCCCTGCGGGCCTCCGAGGCCACCCTCATGAACGGCTCGCTCGGCGTCCTGCTCGACCGTGCGCTGCGCCCCGGCACGACCCACCTGGAGGAGAACCGATGA
- a CDS encoding amino acid ABC transporter ATP-binding protein, translating to MDAQPTTPSDAPDASPTAPSPPPDAPSRDDELGAPLVELHGVNKHFGDLHVLQDIDLTVRRGEVLVVIGPSGSGKSTLCRAINRLETIDTGTIAIDGQPLPEEGKDLARLRADVGMVFQSFNLFAHKTILDNVTLGPVKVRRTKPAEAKKEALALLDRVGIGNQADKMPAQLSGGQQQRVAIARALAMHPKVMLFDEPTSALDPEMINEVLDVMVALAKEGMTMIVVTHEMGFARKAAHRVVFMADGQIVEEAPPEEFFTNPKSHRAQDFLSKILTH from the coding sequence ATGGACGCGCAACCGACCACCCCGAGCGACGCTCCCGACGCGTCGCCCACCGCACCTTCGCCACCACCCGACGCGCCCTCGCGTGACGACGAGCTCGGAGCTCCGCTCGTCGAGCTCCACGGGGTCAACAAGCACTTCGGGGACCTCCACGTCCTGCAGGACATCGACCTCACGGTCCGGCGCGGCGAGGTGCTCGTCGTGATCGGCCCCTCGGGCTCGGGAAAGTCCACGCTGTGCCGCGCCATCAACCGGCTCGAGACCATCGACACCGGCACGATCGCGATCGACGGACAGCCGCTGCCGGAGGAGGGCAAGGACCTCGCCAGGCTCCGAGCCGACGTCGGCATGGTGTTCCAGTCGTTCAACCTCTTCGCCCACAAGACCATCCTCGACAACGTGACGCTCGGGCCGGTGAAGGTCCGTCGGACCAAGCCCGCGGAGGCCAAGAAGGAGGCCCTGGCGCTGCTCGACCGCGTCGGGATCGGCAACCAGGCCGACAAGATGCCGGCCCAGCTCTCGGGTGGGCAGCAGCAGCGCGTGGCCATCGCGCGGGCCCTGGCCATGCACCCTAAGGTCATGCTCTTCGACGAGCCGACCTCGGCGCTGGACCCCGAGATGATCAACGAGGTCCTGGACGTCATGGTCGCCCTCGCCAAGGAGGGCATGACCATGATCGTCGTGACCCACGAGATGGGCTTCGCCCGCAAGGCCGCCCACCGCGTGGTGTTCATGGCGGACGGCCAGATCGTCGAGGAGGCACCGCCCGAGGAGTTCTTCACGAACCCGAAGAGCCACCGCGCCCAGGACTTCCTGTCCAAGATCCTGACCCACTGA
- the recA gene encoding recombinase RecA translates to MPAPADREKALEAALAQIDRNFGKGSVMRLGEEGRAPVEVIPTGSIALDIALGIGGLPRGRVVEIYGPESSGKTTVALHAVASAQRAGGIAAFIDAEHALDPEYAKKLGVDTDALLVSQPDTGEQALEITDMLIRSGAIDIIVIDSVAALVPKAEIEGEMGDSHVGLQARLMSQALRKLTGALSQSGTTAIFINQLREKIGVFFGTPETTTGGKALKFYASIRLDIRRIETLKEGTDAVGNRTRVKVVKNKMAPPFKQAEFDILYGVGISREGGLIDMGVEHGFVRKSGSWFTYGGDQLGQGKENARSFLRDNPDLANELEKRIKEKLGVGAKVDAPADPAAADAPAVPAAPAAAPAGKGKKAVL, encoded by the coding sequence ATGCCCGCACCCGCAGACCGCGAGAAGGCGCTCGAAGCCGCCCTCGCCCAGATCGACCGCAACTTCGGCAAGGGCTCGGTGATGCGCCTCGGCGAGGAGGGGCGTGCGCCCGTCGAGGTGATCCCCACCGGGTCGATCGCCCTGGACATCGCGCTCGGCATCGGCGGACTCCCGCGCGGTCGCGTCGTGGAGATCTACGGCCCCGAGTCCAGCGGCAAGACGACCGTCGCCCTGCACGCCGTCGCGAGCGCGCAGCGAGCCGGTGGTATCGCGGCGTTCATCGACGCCGAGCACGCGCTGGACCCCGAGTACGCGAAGAAGCTGGGCGTCGACACCGACGCGCTGCTCGTCTCGCAGCCGGACACGGGTGAGCAGGCCCTCGAGATCACGGACATGCTGATCCGCTCGGGCGCCATCGACATCATCGTCATCGACTCGGTCGCGGCCCTGGTGCCCAAGGCCGAGATCGAGGGGGAGATGGGTGACAGCCACGTCGGGCTCCAGGCGCGCCTCATGTCGCAGGCGCTGCGCAAGCTCACCGGAGCCCTGAGCCAGTCCGGCACCACCGCGATCTTCATCAACCAGCTCCGCGAGAAGATCGGCGTGTTCTTCGGCACGCCCGAGACCACGACCGGTGGCAAGGCGCTCAAGTTCTACGCGTCGATCCGCCTCGACATCCGCCGCATCGAGACGCTCAAGGAAGGTACCGACGCCGTCGGTAACCGCACGCGCGTCAAGGTCGTCAAGAACAAGATGGCCCCGCCCTTCAAGCAGGCCGAGTTCGACATCCTGTACGGCGTCGGCATCTCCCGCGAGGGTGGCCTGATCGACATGGGCGTCGAGCACGGCTTCGTGCGCAAGTCCGGGTCCTGGTTCACCTACGGTGGGGACCAGCTCGGCCAGGGCAAGGAGAACGCGCGCTCGTTCCTGCGCGACAACCCGGACCTCGCCAACGAGCTCGAGAAGCGCATCAAGGAGAAGCTCGGCGTGGGGGCCAAGGTCGACGCGCCTGCGGACCCCGCAGCCGCCGACGCACCGGCAGTGCCCGCAGCCCCGGCGGCGGCTCCGGCCGGTAAGGGCAAGAAGGCCGTCCTCTGA
- a CDS encoding YbjN domain-containing protein yields the protein MSYFTKPGDTTQTPNAPLSRDRVEAFLAGKGWNYGVDDDGDLGGGWDGNVFYFFVMGSKDEILQVRGRWNRTLPVADEARVTSVANEFNQSRIWPKVYTRVEGEHVAVYTEVSTDLEHGAADDQLGQLVECGLYSGLQFFEQLDERFPDPDADADDANVFVEDLPL from the coding sequence ATGAGCTACTTCACCAAGCCCGGCGACACGACCCAGACTCCCAACGCTCCGCTGTCGCGCGACCGGGTCGAGGCCTTCCTGGCGGGCAAGGGCTGGAACTACGGGGTCGACGACGACGGCGACCTCGGCGGAGGCTGGGACGGGAACGTCTTCTACTTCTTCGTGATGGGGAGCAAGGACGAGATCCTGCAGGTCCGCGGACGGTGGAACCGCACGCTCCCGGTCGCCGACGAGGCCCGGGTGACCTCGGTCGCCAACGAGTTCAACCAGAGCAGGATCTGGCCCAAGGTGTACACGCGCGTCGAGGGCGAGCACGTGGCGGTCTACACCGAGGTGTCGACCGACCTGGAGCACGGCGCGGCGGACGACCAGCTCGGCCAGCTCGTCGAGTGCGGGCTGTACTCGGGGCTGCAGTTCTTCGAGCAGCTCGACGAGCGCTTCCCCGACCCGGACGCGGACGCGGACGACGCGAACGTCTTCGTCGAGGACCTGCCGCTGTGA
- a CDS encoding amino acid ABC transporter permease, whose translation MSAQQQTVLFDAPGPRGRRTIVVGNVVGAVVVAGIAAYALVLLGREGQLTAEKWQPIFTADAWENFYLPGLVDTLRAAGVAIVGAIVFGLLFGIGRLSSVRLVRWLAGLVVEFFRAVPVLLMMIFFWLFLAQLTVPDAPFWAVVIALILYNGSVVAELVRSGVYGLPTGQREAALAVGLTRGQSLRSVEVPQALIAMLPALVSQLVVVLKDTALGYIITYTELLQESRRLGSAYGNILQSLLVAAILFITINYVLSKVAEILARRLKGRTAGPVRAATPGLAVGARGAAPVGTAPVVPSAPK comes from the coding sequence ATGAGCGCGCAGCAGCAGACGGTCCTGTTCGACGCCCCGGGCCCCCGGGGGCGCCGGACCATCGTGGTCGGCAACGTGGTCGGCGCGGTCGTGGTCGCGGGGATCGCGGCCTACGCCCTGGTCCTGCTGGGTCGTGAGGGACAGCTGACCGCCGAGAAGTGGCAGCCGATCTTCACGGCCGACGCGTGGGAGAACTTCTATCTCCCGGGCCTCGTCGACACCCTGCGCGCCGCGGGCGTGGCGATCGTGGGGGCGATCGTCTTCGGCCTGCTGTTCGGCATCGGGCGGCTCTCGTCGGTCCGGCTCGTCCGATGGCTCGCGGGGCTGGTCGTCGAGTTCTTCCGCGCCGTCCCGGTGCTGCTCATGATGATCTTCTTCTGGCTCTTCCTGGCCCAGCTCACGGTGCCCGACGCCCCCTTCTGGGCTGTCGTGATCGCCCTGATCCTCTACAACGGCTCGGTGGTCGCGGAGCTGGTCCGCTCGGGCGTGTACGGGCTGCCCACGGGCCAGCGCGAGGCGGCTCTCGCGGTCGGCCTCACGCGGGGCCAGTCGCTCCGGTCGGTCGAGGTGCCGCAGGCGCTGATCGCGATGCTCCCGGCGCTCGTCTCCCAGCTCGTCGTGGTCCTCAAGGACACCGCGCTGGGCTACATCATCACGTACACCGAGCTGCTCCAGGAGTCGCGCCGGCTGGGATCGGCCTACGGCAACATCCTCCAGTCGCTGCTCGTCGCGGCGATCCTGTTCATCACGATCAACTACGTCCTGTCGAAGGTCGCCGAGATCCTCGCGCGTCGCCTCAAGGGGCGTACCGCAGGGCCCGTCCGGGCGGCGACCCCTGGCCTCGCGGTCGGGGCGCGCGGTGCGGCCCCGGTGGGCACGGCTCCCGTCGTCCCGTCTGCACCGAAGTAG
- a CDS encoding YbjN domain-containing protein has product MRFFGGRRGHQAGRDDSGDQGRKDAPDEHAWDEAGGTSGTPLDDAALHASVESLLLRELGGTMIADIEHDKIPTPLHRARVLEWIADAGYSYFIDAEGDVGGLWHGRLFYFLLFGSHHEILQVRGQWNRDITIERLEEILEFCNEWNADRIWPKAYTRVRDNGMVHVFTEVTVDLEHGVNDDQLDQLLQCGLSTGSMFFDALDEFYPDPARSAP; this is encoded by the coding sequence ATGAGGTTCTTCGGCGGCAGACGGGGACACCAGGCAGGACGAGACGACTCGGGCGACCAGGGCAGGAAGGACGCTCCCGACGAGCACGCCTGGGACGAGGCCGGCGGGACGTCCGGCACCCCGCTCGACGACGCCGCGCTGCACGCCTCGGTCGAGAGCCTCCTGCTCCGCGAGCTCGGCGGCACCATGATCGCCGACATCGAGCACGACAAGATCCCCACCCCCCTGCACCGCGCCCGCGTCCTCGAGTGGATCGCCGACGCCGGGTACAGCTACTTCATCGACGCCGAGGGCGACGTGGGCGGGCTGTGGCACGGGCGGCTGTTCTACTTCCTGCTGTTCGGCTCCCACCACGAGATCCTCCAGGTCCGCGGCCAGTGGAACCGGGACATCACGATCGAGCGCCTCGAGGAGATCCTCGAGTTCTGCAACGAGTGGAACGCGGACCGCATCTGGCCCAAGGCGTACACGCGCGTGCGCGACAACGGCATGGTCCACGTGTTCACCGAGGTCACGGTCGACCTCGAGCACGGTGTGAACGACGACCAGCTCGACCAGCTCCTGCAGTGCGGCCTGTCGACGGGGTCGATGTTCTTCGACGCCCTCGACGAGTTCTACCCCGACCCCGCGAGGTCGGCACCGTGA